One Nocardioides aromaticivorans genomic window carries:
- a CDS encoding glucosamine-6-phosphate deaminase: MEVVPLETSDDVARLAADVIETVVRARTSPVLGLATGSTPLPTYRELVRRHVAGAGPSYDAVRCFNLDEYIGLPPGHPESYRATIARELTDALGIAPGRVHGPDPTPEGLPTAGERYEAALAAAGGVDVQVLGIGSDGHLAFNEPGSSLGSLTRLKTLTEETRRDNARFFGSIDEVPRHVLTQGLGTILRARHLLLLVTGAGKAAALAAAVEGPLTASCPASVLQLHPHVTVLCDGPAAAGLARRDHYREVYDAKPAWQGL, translated from the coding sequence ATGGAGGTCGTCCCCCTGGAGACGAGCGACGACGTGGCCCGACTCGCGGCCGACGTCATCGAGACCGTGGTCCGCGCCCGGACCTCGCCGGTGCTCGGGCTGGCGACGGGGTCGACCCCGCTCCCGACCTACCGCGAGCTGGTGCGCCGCCACGTCGCAGGCGCCGGGCCGTCGTACGACGCCGTGCGGTGCTTCAACCTCGACGAGTACATCGGCCTGCCGCCCGGCCACCCCGAGTCCTACCGCGCCACGATCGCCCGCGAGCTCACCGATGCCCTCGGCATCGCGCCCGGACGGGTCCACGGTCCCGACCCCACGCCCGAGGGGCTGCCGACGGCGGGCGAGCGCTACGAGGCCGCGTTGGCGGCCGCCGGCGGCGTGGACGTGCAGGTCCTGGGCATCGGCAGCGACGGCCACCTCGCCTTCAACGAGCCCGGCTCGTCGCTCGGCTCACTGACCCGGCTCAAGACGCTGACCGAGGAGACCCGCCGCGACAACGCGCGCTTCTTTGGGTCGATCGACGAGGTGCCCCGCCACGTGCTCACCCAGGGCCTCGGCACCATCCTGCGAGCGCGCCACCTCCTGCTCCTCGTGACCGGTGCCGGCAAGGCCGCCGCACTGGCCGCCGCCGTCGAGGGACCGCTGACCGCGTCCTGCCCGGCGTCGGTGCTGCAGCTGCACCCGCACGTGACGGTGCTCTGCGACGGTCCCGCCGCCGCAGGACTGGCCCGCCGCGACCACTACCGCGAGGTGTACGACGCCAAGCCGGCCTGGCAGGGCCTGTAG